Proteins encoded together in one Micromonospora kangleipakensis window:
- the pnuC gene encoding nicotinamide riboside transporter PnuC produces MGPLGWLLDAQVQVAGSPVLVREIVGNVFGLASALFGLRRLVWAWPVGMIGNALLFTVFLGGVFVTPQAHDLYGQAGRQVFFFAVSVYGWWRWSRNRRSAAGEQPAVTPRWATGRERLGLLAAAAVGTAAGYPVLAALGSWGPLPDAWILVGSLLATYGMARGWVEFWLIWIAVDAVGVPLLLRGGFYPSAAMYLVYGAFCVWGLAAWWRASRTTPPVRTPIPPTYSEAVA; encoded by the coding sequence ATGGGCCCGCTCGGCTGGCTGCTCGACGCCCAGGTCCAGGTGGCCGGCTCGCCGGTGCTGGTCCGGGAGATCGTCGGCAACGTCTTCGGCCTGGCCTCGGCGCTGTTCGGGCTGCGCCGGCTGGTCTGGGCCTGGCCGGTCGGCATGATCGGCAACGCGCTGCTCTTCACCGTCTTCCTCGGCGGCGTCTTCGTCACCCCGCAGGCGCACGACCTCTACGGCCAGGCCGGCCGGCAGGTCTTCTTCTTCGCGGTCAGCGTCTACGGCTGGTGGCGCTGGTCGCGCAACCGCCGCTCCGCGGCGGGGGAGCAGCCCGCCGTGACGCCCCGGTGGGCCACCGGCCGGGAACGCCTCGGCCTGCTCGCCGCGGCGGCGGTCGGCACCGCGGCCGGGTACCCGGTGCTCGCCGCGCTCGGCTCGTGGGGTCCGCTGCCGGACGCCTGGATCCTGGTCGGCAGCCTGCTCGCCACGTACGGCATGGCCCGCGGCTGGGTCGAGTTCTGGCTGATCTGGATCGCCGTCGACGCGGTCGGCGTGCCGCTGCTGCTGCGCGGCGGCTTCTACCCGTCGGCCGCCATGTACCTGGTCTACGGCGCCTTCTGCGTCTGGGGCCTGGCCGCCTGGTGGCGCGCCTCGCGGACCACCCCGCCGGTCCGCACCCCGATCCCGCCCACCTATTCGGAGGCCGTCGCATGA
- a CDS encoding bifunctional 3,4-dihydroxy-2-butanone-4-phosphate synthase/GTP cyclohydrolase II has protein sequence MTTFGSIEQAVADIAAGRPVVVVDDEDRENEGDLIFAAELATPELVAFMVRYTSGYICVPLTESECDRLDLPPMHHTNQDRRGTAYTVTVDAREGVSTGISAADRSHTIRLLADAATDPTDLARPGHVVPLRAREGGVLRRPGHTEAAVDLTRLAGLRPAGVLCELVNDDGTMMRLPDLEKFCAEHGLTLVTIADLIAYRRRTEKQVEQVADARMPTPYGVFRALGYRSDYDSAEHVALVMGDLGDGQDVLVRVHSECLTGDVFGSLRCDCGPQLQAALARVAQEGRGVVLYVRGHEGRGIGLLHKLQAYQLQDLGRDTVDANLDLGLPADARDYGTGAQILYDLGVRSMRLLTNNPAKRAGLEGYGLTVSGREGLPIRSNPENVRYLRTKRDRMGHLLDELDEVTEAPMGRPVDGDEIGA, from the coding sequence ATGACCACCTTTGGCAGCATTGAGCAGGCGGTGGCGGACATCGCCGCCGGGCGGCCCGTCGTCGTGGTCGACGACGAGGACCGCGAGAACGAGGGCGACCTGATCTTCGCGGCCGAGCTGGCCACGCCCGAGCTGGTCGCCTTCATGGTCCGGTACACCTCGGGCTACATCTGCGTGCCGCTGACCGAGAGCGAGTGCGACCGGCTGGACCTGCCGCCGATGCACCACACCAACCAGGACCGGCGCGGCACCGCGTACACGGTGACCGTGGACGCCCGGGAGGGGGTCAGCACCGGTATCTCGGCGGCCGACCGGTCGCACACCATCCGGCTGCTCGCCGACGCCGCCACCGACCCCACCGACCTGGCCCGCCCCGGGCACGTGGTGCCGCTGCGGGCCCGCGAGGGCGGGGTGCTGCGCCGGCCCGGGCACACCGAGGCGGCCGTCGACCTGACCCGGCTGGCCGGGCTGCGCCCGGCCGGGGTGCTCTGCGAGCTGGTCAACGACGACGGCACCATGATGCGCCTGCCGGACCTGGAGAAGTTCTGCGCCGAGCACGGGCTGACCCTGGTCACCATCGCCGACCTGATCGCGTACCGGCGGCGGACCGAGAAGCAGGTGGAGCAGGTCGCGGACGCGCGGATGCCCACCCCGTACGGGGTGTTCCGGGCGCTCGGTTACCGCAGCGACTACGACTCGGCCGAGCACGTCGCGCTGGTGATGGGCGACCTCGGCGACGGTCAGGACGTGCTGGTCCGGGTGCACTCCGAGTGCCTCACCGGGGACGTCTTCGGCTCGCTGCGCTGCGACTGCGGCCCGCAGTTGCAGGCCGCGCTGGCCCGGGTGGCGCAGGAGGGGCGCGGGGTGGTGCTCTACGTGCGCGGGCACGAGGGGCGCGGGATCGGCCTGCTGCACAAGCTCCAGGCGTACCAGCTCCAGGACCTGGGCCGGGACACCGTGGACGCGAACCTCGACCTGGGGCTGCCCGCCGACGCCCGCGACTACGGCACCGGCGCGCAGATCCTCTACGACCTCGGCGTGCGCTCGATGCGGCTGCTCACCAACAACCCGGCCAAGCGGGCCGGCCTGGAGGGCTACGGCCTCACCGTGAGCGGCCGCGAGGGGCTGCCGATCCGGTCGAACCCGGAGAACGTGCGGTACCTGCGGACCAAGCGGGACCGGATGGGGCACCTGCTGGACGAGTTGGACGAGGTGACCGAGGCGCCGATGGGCCGCCCGGTCGACGGCGACGAGATCGGAGCGTAG
- the ribH gene encoding 6,7-dimethyl-8-ribityllumazine synthase, with product MAGFGEPGVTSVDAAGLTVGVVAARWHGDLTDHMVDRAVAAAQACGARAVVSRVAGSVELPVVAQAMARRYDVVVALGVVVRGATAHFDYVCRSVTDGLTRVALDEGKPVAHGVLTVETIEQARDRAGLPGSAEDKGWAATVAALDAALAIRGVATNGHRVGFTG from the coding sequence ATGGCGGGTTTCGGCGAACCGGGCGTGACGTCGGTGGACGCCGCCGGGCTGACCGTCGGCGTGGTCGCCGCGCGCTGGCACGGCGACCTGACCGACCACATGGTCGACCGGGCGGTCGCCGCCGCGCAGGCGTGCGGGGCCCGGGCGGTGGTGTCCCGGGTCGCCGGCTCGGTGGAGCTGCCCGTGGTGGCCCAGGCGATGGCCCGGCGCTACGACGTGGTGGTCGCCCTCGGCGTGGTGGTCCGCGGCGCGACCGCGCACTTCGACTACGTCTGCCGTTCGGTCACCGACGGGCTGACCCGGGTGGCCTTGGACGAGGGAAAGCCGGTCGCGCACGGGGTGCTGACGGTGGAGACGATCGAGCAGGCCCGGGACCGGGCCGGGCTGCCCGGCTCGGCGGAGGACAAGGGCTGGGCGGCGACCGTCGCCGCGTTGGACGCCGCGCTGGCGATCCGCGGCGTCGCCACCAACGGCCACCGCGTCGGCTTCACCGGCTGA
- a CDS encoding phosphoribosyl-ATP diphosphatase has product MKTFEELFAELQAKAAAGTPGSGTVAALEKGVHFIGKKVVEEAAESWMAAEHEGPERAAEEISQLLYQAQVLMLATGLELKDVYRHL; this is encoded by the coding sequence GTGAAGACGTTCGAGGAGTTGTTCGCCGAGCTGCAGGCCAAGGCCGCCGCCGGCACCCCGGGCTCCGGCACGGTCGCCGCGCTGGAGAAGGGGGTGCACTTCATCGGCAAGAAGGTCGTCGAGGAGGCGGCCGAGTCGTGGATGGCCGCCGAGCACGAGGGCCCCGAGCGGGCCGCCGAGGAGATCTCCCAGCTGCTCTACCAGGCCCAGGTGCTGATGCTCGCCACCGGTCTCGAGCTCAAGGACGTCTACCGACATCTGTGA
- the hisG gene encoding ATP phosphoribosyltransferase: MLRVAIPNKGTLAEPAAEMLREAGYRQRRDPKDLVCRDEANDVEFLYLRPRDIATYVGSGDLDLGITGRDLLVDSGAPAEEVVDLAFGGATFRFAAGPDTIDSPKELGGHRIATAYPGVVRRYLDDNGLTADVIRLDGAVENAVRLGVADVVADVVSTGATLRQAGLQIIGEPLLVSSAVLVRRAGAPGCAQAEQLLRRLHGVLVARRYVMLAYDVPAGLLDRASSLTPGIESPTVSPLHREGWVAVQAMVQRDDVHRIMDELYELGARAILVTNIHACRL, from the coding sequence ATGCTGCGTGTCGCCATTCCGAACAAGGGCACCCTGGCCGAGCCGGCCGCCGAGATGCTGCGCGAGGCCGGTTACCGGCAGCGCCGCGACCCCAAGGACCTGGTCTGCCGGGACGAGGCCAACGACGTGGAATTCCTCTACCTGCGTCCCCGGGACATCGCCACCTACGTCGGCTCCGGCGACCTGGACCTCGGCATCACCGGCCGGGACCTGCTGGTCGACTCCGGCGCCCCGGCCGAGGAGGTCGTCGACCTCGCCTTCGGCGGGGCGACCTTCCGCTTCGCCGCCGGCCCGGACACCATCGACTCGCCCAAGGAGCTGGGCGGGCACCGGATCGCCACCGCGTACCCGGGGGTGGTCCGCCGCTACCTCGACGACAACGGCCTGACCGCGGACGTCATCCGGCTCGACGGCGCGGTGGAGAACGCCGTCCGCCTCGGCGTGGCCGACGTGGTGGCCGACGTCGTCTCCACCGGGGCCACCCTGCGCCAGGCCGGGCTGCAGATCATCGGCGAGCCGCTGCTGGTCTCCTCGGCGGTGCTGGTCCGGCGCGCCGGGGCGCCCGGCTGCGCCCAGGCCGAGCAGCTGCTCCGCCGGCTGCACGGCGTGCTGGTCGCCCGGCGCTACGTGATGCTCGCCTACGACGTGCCGGCCGGCCTGCTCGACCGGGCCAGCTCGCTGACCCCCGGGATCGAGTCGCCGACCGTCTCCCCGCTGCACCGGGAGGGCTGGGTCGCCGTGCAGGCGATGGTGCAGCGCGACGACGTGCACCGGATCATGGACGAGCTCTACGAGCTGGGTGCCCGGGCGATCCTGGTCACCAACATCCACGCCTGCCGGCTGTGA
- a CDS encoding DMT family transporter yields MRPLPPSAALAMVVLGGAASAAQGVVNAELGERAGSPVLGAVVNNLGGSLLVAVGLLAVPSMRAGLAALRRSRLPWWSYLGGLGGAAIVVIGTYVVPVLGVAVFTIAQVAGGSVGGLAVDRAGLAPVGRLPFTVPRVAGALLGVGAVTLAQLGRPVGDLAVGLVLLAVAGGLAVALQSALNGRVSAAGSTAAGIAVNFAVGTPVILAVAALVGAFAARPSWPGQWWLYGGGLLGVGIVLSLLVGVRAVGVLRTGLALVAGQLGGALLLDVLLPGGAGARLPVLAGAALTLVAVVVAGGRRRAVIRVAPDRSPEPDGRLVG; encoded by the coding sequence GTGAGGCCGCTCCCGCCGTCGGCCGCCCTCGCCATGGTGGTGCTGGGCGGCGCGGCCTCCGCGGCCCAGGGCGTGGTCAACGCCGAGCTGGGCGAGCGCGCCGGCAGCCCGGTGCTCGGCGCGGTGGTCAACAACCTCGGCGGCAGCCTGCTCGTCGCGGTGGGGTTGCTCGCCGTCCCGTCGATGCGCGCCGGGCTGGCCGCGCTGCGTCGGTCCCGGCTGCCCTGGTGGTCGTACCTGGGCGGGCTCGGAGGCGCGGCGATCGTGGTGATCGGCACGTACGTCGTCCCGGTGCTCGGGGTGGCGGTCTTCACCATCGCCCAGGTCGCCGGCGGCAGCGTCGGCGGGCTGGCGGTGGACCGGGCCGGCCTGGCCCCGGTGGGGCGGCTGCCGTTCACCGTGCCCCGGGTGGCCGGGGCGCTGCTCGGCGTCGGCGCGGTGACCCTGGCCCAGCTCGGCCGCCCGGTCGGCGACCTGGCGGTCGGGCTGGTGCTGCTCGCGGTGGCGGGTGGCCTGGCGGTCGCCCTCCAGTCGGCGCTGAACGGGCGGGTCTCCGCCGCCGGCAGCACCGCCGCCGGGATCGCGGTCAACTTCGCCGTCGGCACGCCGGTGATCCTGGCGGTCGCGGCGCTGGTCGGCGCGTTCGCCGCCCGCCCCAGCTGGCCGGGGCAGTGGTGGCTGTACGGGGGCGGCCTGCTCGGCGTCGGCATTGTGCTCTCCCTGCTGGTCGGGGTACGCGCGGTCGGCGTGCTGCGGACCGGCCTGGCGCTGGTCGCCGGGCAGCTCGGCGGCGCCCTCCTGCTGGACGTGCTGCTGCCCGGCGGCGCCGGCGCGCGGCTGCCGGTGCTGGCCGGCGCGGCGCTCACCCTGGTCGCGGTCGTGGTGGCCGGTGGCCGGCGACGCGCCGTGATCCGCGTGGCACCGGACCGGAGCCCGGAGCCGGATGGCAGACTGGTCGGGTGA
- a CDS encoding PH domain-containing protein, with protein MSNSLVTVRPRRIRLVCWASAATLLVVFSLVATSLTGRTGDGYGTFQRGDQLAMIGLGVFGALGILLFTRPRVVADAWGVRVRNVIGSYELPWEVVRGVRFDRGAPWASLELHDDDLLPMVALQAADKELAVEGVRALRRLHQAHLAALADGPAAR; from the coding sequence GTGAGCAATTCACTGGTGACCGTGCGGCCGCGGCGGATCCGGCTGGTCTGCTGGGCCTCGGCGGCGACCCTGCTGGTGGTCTTCAGCCTGGTGGCGACCTCGCTGACCGGCCGGACCGGTGACGGCTACGGCACGTTCCAGCGCGGCGACCAGCTGGCCATGATCGGCCTGGGCGTCTTCGGCGCGCTCGGCATCCTGCTCTTCACCCGGCCACGGGTGGTGGCCGACGCCTGGGGCGTCCGGGTCCGCAACGTGATCGGCTCGTACGAGCTGCCCTGGGAGGTCGTCCGGGGGGTCCGGTTCGACCGGGGCGCCCCGTGGGCCAGCCTGGAGCTGCACGACGACGACCTGCTGCCGATGGTCGCCCTGCAGGCGGCCGACAAGGAGCTGGCGGTCGAGGGCGTGCGCGCCCTGCGCCGCCTCCACCAGGCGCACCTGGCCGCCCTCGCCGACGGCCCCGCCGCCCGCTGA
- the infC gene encoding translation initiation factor IF-3, with translation MNEQIRAREVRLVGPEGEQVGIVPLERALQLAADVDLDLVEVAPMARPPVCKLMDFGKFKYESALKAREARRNQQQTVIKEMKLRPKIDPHDYETKKGHVVRFLKAGDKVKVTIMFRGREQSRPELGYRLLRRLESEITDLGYVEAAPKQDGRNMIMVLAPHRAVKASAVAATASRGGPRERAAEESGAPEAGETPEAGETAAAGETGPTAETSGQ, from the coding sequence GTGAACGAACAGATCCGGGCACGTGAGGTCCGACTGGTCGGCCCTGAGGGTGAGCAGGTGGGCATCGTCCCGCTGGAGCGCGCCCTGCAGCTGGCCGCGGACGTCGACCTGGACCTGGTCGAGGTTGCGCCGATGGCGCGCCCGCCGGTGTGCAAGCTCATGGACTTCGGCAAGTTCAAGTACGAGAGCGCACTCAAGGCGCGCGAAGCGCGGCGTAACCAGCAGCAGACCGTCATCAAGGAGATGAAGCTCCGGCCGAAGATCGACCCGCACGACTACGAGACCAAGAAGGGTCACGTGGTGCGGTTCCTCAAGGCCGGCGACAAGGTCAAGGTGACGATCATGTTCCGCGGTCGCGAGCAGAGCCGCCCGGAGCTGGGTTACCGGCTCCTGCGCCGGCTCGAGTCCGAGATCACGGACCTGGGATACGTTGAGGCCGCTCCGAAGCAGGACGGCCGAAACATGATCATGGTTCTCGCTCCGCACCGGGCCGTCAAGGCCTCCGCGGTCGCCGCCACGGCGTCCCGCGGCGGGCCCCGGGAACGGGCCGCGGAGGAGTCCGGTGCTCCGGAGGCCGGCGAGACCCCGGAGGCTGGCGAGACCGCAGCAGCCGGCGAGACCGGCCCGACCGCTGAGACCAGCGGCCAGTAA